A window of the Brachyhypopomus gauderio isolate BG-103 chromosome 14, BGAUD_0.2, whole genome shotgun sequence genome harbors these coding sequences:
- the psmb11a gene encoding proteasome subunit beta type-11a, whose protein sequence is MALQDVCGFQEIPLYPRCSAASFIFSDSTAPWTCAVDEKKPTLRTPWERGGENPLYLLLPPPGQRCSRRRSSRAPPAPFALSHGTTTLAFTFQGGAIAAADTRASCAGLVCSPDAQKVTPIHSHLVVTSSGSGADCVVWERVLAREIRLYQLRHGRRLTVRGAGKLLALMLHPFKGTEVCVAATLCGWDGGDEAIEGKMMDHAQRRAHDTVSSITQSPLLLDEPENINARSTLTSGSSTLNSGTLVTSDQTNRTSVNGNLSQGQILSTAQCAAGPQPGPRVCYVCSDGLRLNGELISVGSGSPYAYSVLDVGWRWKMSSEEATALAREAVYRATHRDAYSGNNVDLFHITACGWRRRRREDLKEEYYREKRRGKERIRDKTEMEGKNVNLLNRTVNEDRNE, encoded by the coding sequence ATGGCTTTGCAAGATGTCTGTGGATTTCAGGAGATACCTCTGTATCCCAGATGCTCTGCTGCCAGCTTCATTTTCTCCGATAGCACAGCCCCGTGGACTTGCGCAGTAGACGAGAAGAAACCAACTTTGAGGACACCTtgggagagaggtggggagaaTCCTCTCTACCTTCTTCTCCCACCTCCTGGTCAACGTTGCAGCAGACGTCGCTCTTCCAGGGCGCCTCCCGCCCCGTTCGCGCTGTCCCACGGCACCACCACCCTCGCTTTCACCTTCCAGGGTGGTGCGATCGCTGCGGCCGACACCCGGGCCAGCTGTGCGGGTCTCGTCTGTTCCCCGGACGCCCAGAAGGTAACGCCCATCCACTCGCACCTGGTGGTCACCTCCTCTGGCAGCGGGGCCGACTGTGTCGTGTGGGAGCGGGTCCTGGCCAGAGAGATCCGGCTCTACCAGCTCCGGCACGGCCGACGGCTGACGGTCCGTGGGGCTGGCAAGCTGCTCGCCCTCATGCTGCATCCTTTCAAAGGCACcgaggtgtgtgtggcagcCACTCTGTGCGGCTGGGACGGAGGGGATGAGGCGATTGAGGGCAAAATGATGGACCACGCGCAGAGAAGAGCTCATGATACAGTTAGTTCAATTACGCAATCCCCATTGCTATTAGATGAACCTGAAAACATCAATGCAAGATCAACTCTGACCAGTGGCTCCAGCACTTTAAACTCAGGGACTTTGGTTACGTCAGACCAAACAAATAGGACATCAGTCAATGGAAATCTATCGCAGGGTCAAATCCTATCAACAGCCCAATGTGCTGCCGGCCCCCAGCCGGGCCCCAGGGTGTGCTACGTCTGCAGCGACGGTCTACGACTAAACGGAGAGCTGATCTCAGTGGGATCGGGCTCCCCCTACGCATACTCTGTGCTGGATGTGGGCTGGAGGTGGAAGATGAGTAGTGAGGAGGCTACCGCTCTAGCTAGGGAGGCTGTCTACAGGGCTACTCACAGGGACGCGTATTCCGGCAACAACGTGGACCTGTTCCACATCACTGCCTGTGGGTGGAGGCGCAGACGAAGGGAGGACCTGAAGGAAGAATACtacagagaaaagaggagagggaaggagaggataCGAGATAAAACTGAAATGGAGGGGAAGAATGTAAATTTACTGAACCGGACAGTAAATGAAGACAGGAATGAgtga